A window of the Acidimicrobiales bacterium genome harbors these coding sequences:
- a CDS encoding inositol monophosphatase family protein translates to MSEETGDLELLSSLGNIADEITLGSWRSRGLATSRKPDGSPVTPVDIEVEQRVRDRVLLEHPDDGFVSEELGVTAGTSGRCWYVDGIDGTRAYADGRTEWSTLIALTDATGLRQSLCTGPALGKRWYVDADGHAVVAGPGGQTRSLRVTAASQRPSVTIACWPPAQQTGDHLSEHGRSRLDQLTAGRLTRPSWGAGVPNAAMLVAEGALDGFVLFGGGPWDHAATAAIVAAAGGAWSDLSGRQDLHTSVIVLTNGSIHEWLLQQLGPM, encoded by the coding sequence GTGAGTGAAGAGACCGGCGACCTCGAACTGCTCTCGAGCCTCGGGAATATCGCAGACGAGATCACCCTGGGATCGTGGCGCTCACGCGGTCTGGCGACCTCTCGCAAGCCGGACGGTAGCCCGGTCACCCCGGTGGACATCGAGGTGGAGCAACGGGTCCGTGATCGAGTGCTCCTGGAACACCCGGACGACGGCTTCGTGAGTGAGGAGCTCGGAGTGACGGCCGGGACCTCGGGCCGATGCTGGTACGTCGACGGCATCGACGGGACGAGGGCCTATGCCGACGGCCGCACGGAATGGTCGACACTCATCGCACTCACCGATGCCACGGGTCTCCGTCAGAGCCTTTGCACCGGCCCCGCCCTGGGGAAGCGGTGGTACGTCGATGCCGACGGGCACGCCGTCGTCGCTGGTCCAGGCGGCCAGACCAGATCGCTCCGGGTCACCGCCGCATCGCAGCGGCCGTCGGTCACGATCGCCTGCTGGCCCCCAGCCCAGCAGACCGGCGACCACTTGTCGGAACACGGCCGAAGCCGGCTCGACCAACTGACCGCAGGTCGGTTGACACGCCCGTCGTGGGGCGCCGGGGTTCCCAACGCCGCCATGTTGGTCGCCGAGGGTGCCCTCGACGGCTTCGTGCTGTTCGGTGGTGGGCCCTGGGATCATGCGGCCACTGCAGCGATTGTCGCCGCCGCCGGCGGCGCCTGGTCGGACCTGTCCGGCCGCCAGGATCTCCACACGTCGGTCATCGTGCTGACGAACGGGAGTATCCACGAGTGGCTCCTTCAACAGCTCGGACCGATGTGA
- a CDS encoding AMP-binding protein: MVYDPRIPARELCVLGSQLERWAETTPDETAFIFHGGESWTWAETLELTRRAAAGLAHLGVQKGDHVLSWQPNNREAVLTWFGLNYLGAVYVPMNIAYRGSLLEHTIDLSDATLMVCHADLAPRLADIDTGALTDVVLTGGAGAVPSLDLAELTLHTAESLLPAVGLTAMPVDIDPWDPQYIIFTSGTTGPSKAVLSSYLQGYSMGPDAHSYLGSDERHLVNLPLFHVGGTIFLVLTLATGASAVIDTHFKTDEFWDTVRKHEVTATCLLAAMIPFLLKLPPSNDERDHTLRRAICVPWNEDAMAVGRRYGIELRTTFNMTEVSSPMVSEPFPRSPVPVGRFVRASRPGWSTRTTARSPPARLGS; the protein is encoded by the coding sequence ATGGTGTACGATCCGCGCATCCCGGCCAGAGAGCTCTGCGTCCTTGGCAGCCAACTCGAACGATGGGCAGAGACCACACCGGACGAGACGGCCTTCATCTTCCACGGGGGCGAGAGCTGGACCTGGGCCGAGACGCTCGAGCTTACTCGACGAGCTGCCGCCGGCCTGGCACACCTTGGCGTGCAGAAGGGTGATCACGTCCTGTCGTGGCAGCCCAACAATCGCGAAGCGGTGCTCACCTGGTTCGGACTCAACTACCTCGGTGCGGTCTACGTCCCAATGAACATCGCCTACCGGGGCAGCTTGCTCGAGCACACCATCGACCTCTCCGACGCCACGCTGATGGTGTGCCACGCCGATCTGGCGCCCCGCCTCGCCGACATCGACACCGGCGCGCTCACCGACGTCGTCCTCACCGGCGGCGCCGGCGCTGTCCCGAGCCTCGATCTCGCCGAGCTCACACTCCACACCGCCGAGTCGCTCCTCCCCGCGGTCGGTCTCACCGCCATGCCAGTCGACATCGATCCCTGGGATCCCCAGTACATCATCTTCACTTCGGGCACCACCGGTCCGTCCAAGGCGGTGCTCTCCTCGTACCTGCAGGGCTACTCGATGGGGCCCGACGCCCACTCCTACCTGGGGAGCGACGAGCGGCACCTGGTCAACCTGCCCCTCTTCCACGTGGGCGGCACCATTTTCCTCGTCCTCACGCTGGCCACCGGCGCGTCCGCTGTGATCGACACTCACTTCAAGACCGACGAGTTCTGGGACACCGTCCGCAAGCACGAGGTCACCGCCACCTGTCTCCTGGCCGCCATGATCCCATTCCTCCTCAAGCTCCCGCCGAGCAACGACGAGCGGGACCACACACTGCGCCGTGCCATCTGTGTTCCGTGGAACGAGGACGCCATGGCCGTGGGCCGTCGCTACGGCATCGAACTCCGCACCACGTTCAACATGACCGAGGTCTCCTCGCCAATGGTCTCTGAACCTTTCCCAAGGAGCCCGGTACCTGTGGGAAGGTTCGTGAGGGCGTCGAGGCCAGGGTGGTCGACGAGAACGACTGCGAGGTCGCCCCCGGCGAGGTTGGGGAGCTGA
- a CDS encoding AMP-binding protein, giving the protein MVDENDCEVAPGEVGELIVRTDRPWAMNHGYHNNPAATAAAWRNGWFHTGDGFRYDEEGYFYFVDRIKDAIRRRGENISSFEVENEVTAHPDVREAAAIAVPSDLGEDEVMIVVAPVEGHTIDCIELFHFLEPRMAHFMLPRYIRVVDELPKTPTQKVQKVVLKGDGLTATTWDREAAGIVIKRERIGT; this is encoded by the coding sequence GTGGTCGACGAGAACGACTGCGAGGTCGCCCCCGGCGAGGTTGGGGAGCTGATCGTGCGCACCGACCGGCCGTGGGCCATGAACCACGGGTACCACAACAATCCTGCGGCCACAGCCGCTGCATGGCGCAACGGATGGTTTCACACCGGCGACGGTTTCCGCTACGACGAGGAGGGCTACTTCTATTTCGTCGATCGAATCAAGGATGCCATTCGACGTCGGGGTGAGAACATCTCGTCGTTCGAGGTCGAGAACGAGGTCACCGCCCACCCCGACGTGCGAGAGGCGGCGGCGATCGCCGTGCCGAGCGACCTTGGCGAAGACGAAGTGATGATCGTGGTTGCGCCCGTTGAAGGGCACACGATCGACTGCATCGAGTTGTTCCACTTTCTCGAACCGCGCATGGCCCACTTCATGCTTCCCCGATATATCCGCGTGGTGGACGAACTACCGAAGACCCCCACCCAGAAGGTGCAGAAGGTTGTGCTCAAAGGCGATGGGCTCACCGCGACCACCTGGGATCGTGAGGCGGCCGGGATTGTGATCAAGCGGGAACGCATCGGCACATGA